In the genome of bacterium, one region contains:
- a CDS encoding deoxyribonuclease IV translates to MRIGFHIPVSGGLQSTMRGALQRRCQTLQVFAAAPVQWQERRSDPAEDAAFVAARRRHDLHPLFVHAPYLLNLASPDRALRARSIRRLVADMRVAGAWQAEGVVLHLGSGGPDTPPRKAVQRVATALRQVLHDTDGPTRLILENSAGQGNIVGDTPEELAEVVNLTGGERLGLCLDTAHAFAAGYAIHTPEGLGALLRRLDRLVGLDRLRLIHANDSLGALGSNRDRHWHIGQGEIGPAGWRAILAHASLRPLPFVMETPKGLKTALEEDLRNLRALRRYIPREIRPQLPRKRL, encoded by the coding sequence ATGCGCATTGGCTTCCATATCCCTGTGAGCGGCGGGCTGCAGAGCACCATGCGGGGCGCTCTGCAGCGACGCTGCCAGACGCTCCAGGTCTTTGCCGCAGCCCCGGTGCAGTGGCAGGAGCGGCGCTCCGATCCCGCGGAGGACGCGGCCTTCGTGGCGGCGCGGCGCCGGCACGACCTCCACCCACTCTTCGTCCATGCCCCCTATCTGCTGAACCTCGCCAGCCCGGACCGTGCACTGCGCGCCAGGAGCATCCGCCGGCTCGTCGCCGACATGCGGGTGGCCGGCGCGTGGCAGGCGGAGGGCGTCGTGCTGCACCTGGGCAGCGGCGGCCCCGACACGCCGCCACGGAAGGCGGTCCAGCGCGTCGCAACGGCCCTGCGGCAGGTGCTGCACGATACGGACGGGCCAACGCGACTGATCCTCGAGAACAGTGCCGGGCAGGGGAACATCGTCGGGGATACGCCGGAGGAGCTGGCGGAAGTGGTGAACCTCACCGGCGGCGAGCGCCTCGGCCTGTGCCTGGACACGGCCCACGCCTTCGCAGCCGGCTATGCCATACACACGCCGGAGGGGCTGGGCGCGCTGCTACGGCGGCTGGACAGACTAGTGGGGCTCGACCGGCTGCGGCTCATCCACGCCAACGACTCGCTGGGAGCGCTGGGGAGCAACCGCGACCGGCACTGGCACATTGGCCAGGGGGAGATCGGCCCGGCAGGCTGGCGGGCCATCCTGGCCCATGCGAGCCTGCGCCCGCTGCCGTTCGTCATGGAGACGCCAAAGGGGCTCAAGACGGCGCTAGAGGAAGACCTGCGGAACCTGCGGGCCTTGCGGCGGTACATCCCCCGGGAGATCAGGCCGCAACTGCCACGCAAACGGCTCTGA